The Streptomyces sp. NBC_00440 genome contains a region encoding:
- a CDS encoding oxygenase MpaB family protein, translating to MSDRPRTADRPDPGLFGPGSVTWQAHADPVMWIAGVRALYLQALHPRAVRGVIQNSDFRRDAWGRLLRTASFVGTITYGTTEAAEQAGARVRRIHSFLGATDPVTGERYGVGEPALLLWVHCAEIDSYLGVLRRSGVPIGDAQADRYIDENRESARLVGLDPAEVPADRAALAAYFESVRPELAATAESHEVDAFLRRPPVPAVLAPARAALWRQVAALAYASLPPYAHELYGRPAPGPETVNRRLTATGNALRCIPDRLRWQLPPGHILKAMARLGPGSRPAPYKLRTPDAILDGPGTVQRGDGGDSTRWRTPG from the coding sequence ATGAGCGACAGACCGCGTACGGCGGACCGACCGGACCCCGGCCTCTTCGGCCCCGGATCGGTGACCTGGCAGGCACACGCGGACCCGGTCATGTGGATCGCCGGTGTCCGCGCCCTCTACCTCCAGGCGCTGCACCCCCGCGCGGTCCGCGGCGTCATCCAGAATTCGGACTTCCGCCGGGACGCCTGGGGGCGGCTGCTGCGCACCGCGAGCTTCGTCGGCACCATCACCTACGGCACGACCGAGGCCGCCGAGCAGGCGGGCGCCCGGGTCCGCCGGATCCACAGCTTCCTCGGTGCCACCGATCCCGTGACCGGGGAGCGGTACGGCGTCGGTGAGCCGGCGCTCCTGCTCTGGGTGCACTGCGCCGAGATCGACTCGTACCTCGGCGTCCTGCGCCGCTCCGGCGTCCCCATCGGCGACGCGCAGGCCGACCGCTACATCGACGAGAACCGCGAGAGCGCCCGGCTGGTCGGGCTCGACCCGGCGGAGGTGCCCGCGGACCGGGCCGCACTCGCCGCGTACTTCGAGTCGGTACGCCCCGAACTCGCCGCCACCGCGGAGTCCCACGAGGTCGACGCGTTCCTGCGCAGGCCCCCCGTTCCCGCCGTTCTCGCTCCGGCGCGCGCGGCGCTCTGGCGGCAGGTGGCCGCTCTCGCGTACGCCTCACTGCCTCCGTACGCCCATGAGCTCTACGGGAGACCGGCACCCGGCCCGGAGACCGTGAACCGTCGGCTCACCGCCACCGGCAACGCCCTGCGCTGCATCCCCGACCGGCTGCGCTGGCAGCTGCCACCTGGCCATATTCTGAAGGCAATGGCGCGCTTGGGCCCGGGCAGCCGTCCGGCACCGTACAAACTCCGGACACCGGACGCCATACTGGACGGGCCGGGGACGGTGCAGCGAGGCGACGGGGGCGACAGCACGAGATGGCGGACACCAGGCTGA
- a CDS encoding sugar kinase gives MHSSHGTGRRPVTGPVTCIGETMAALIPEPAAPLDGAGLLGIRIAGAESNVAMYLADHGVPSRWVSALGDDPFGHRIRAEVAAAGVDISGVRTDPHRPTGLLVKDPGTEGTRVHYYRRGSAASALTPDLLDDDAVRSAGLIHLSGITPALSAGCRDLVLALLRPDIAERPCPVSFDVNHRAALWADGAAPAVLLGLARRADITFVGLDEAQALWGDELADAFAVRELLPQPPVLVVKDGARAATAFDGPRAHTVPAPPVEVIEPVGAGDAFAAGFLAGLLRGEEPVRALRLGHLTAGAALRVTGDHGPLPDRARLAELLDAAPAEWAEGG, from the coding sequence ATGCACAGCTCCCACGGAACCGGCCGGCGGCCGGTGACCGGGCCGGTGACCTGTATCGGTGAGACCATGGCCGCGCTGATCCCCGAACCCGCCGCCCCGCTGGACGGCGCCGGTCTGCTCGGGATCCGGATCGCGGGCGCCGAGTCCAACGTGGCGATGTACCTCGCCGACCACGGGGTGCCCAGCCGTTGGGTCTCCGCGCTCGGTGACGACCCGTTCGGACACCGGATCCGCGCCGAGGTGGCCGCGGCCGGTGTCGACATCAGCGGCGTACGCACCGACCCGCACCGCCCGACCGGACTCCTCGTCAAGGACCCCGGCACCGAGGGCACCCGCGTCCACTACTACCGCCGCGGCTCCGCCGCCTCGGCCCTGACCCCGGACCTGCTGGACGACGACGCCGTGCGCTCCGCAGGCCTCATCCACCTCAGCGGCATCACCCCGGCGCTCTCGGCGGGCTGCCGGGACCTGGTCCTCGCGCTGCTCCGGCCCGACATCGCTGAACGCCCGTGCCCCGTGAGCTTCGACGTCAACCACCGGGCCGCTCTGTGGGCGGACGGTGCGGCGCCCGCCGTGCTGCTCGGGCTCGCCCGAAGGGCGGACATCACGTTCGTGGGCCTCGACGAGGCGCAGGCGCTGTGGGGAGACGAACTGGCCGACGCCTTCGCCGTACGGGAGTTGCTGCCACAGCCGCCCGTCCTCGTCGTCAAGGACGGTGCCCGGGCCGCCACCGCCTTCGACGGCCCCCGGGCTCACACGGTGCCCGCGCCCCCGGTCGAAGTCATCGAACCGGTGGGCGCCGGCGACGCGTTCGCTGCCGGGTTCCTCGCCGGGCTGCTGCGCGGCGAAGAACCCGTACGGGCGCTGCGGTTGGGGCATCTGACGGCGGGCGCCGCACTGCGGGTGACCGGCGACCACGGCCCCCTGCCGGACCGCGCCCGCCTCGCCGAGCTGCTCGACGCGGCGCCGGCGGAGTGGGCAGAAGGTGGGTGA